TGAATTGGGTGTAACAATTTACAATGGGAAATTCACACACAGCGGCATATTTTCCAGGCTAATACTGAAATTGAGGCTGTTGATATTCCTAATGAGAATTTGTTATACCTACTCAAGACATATTGCATTATTCTACAGCTGTTGTTTGGAAACAGATTTTTCCCACAGACGAGATAACAGTAGGCAAAACAAAGAGTTGACATGGCTAAGTATGGTGGAGAGGGATATTCTCAAAAGTTAAAAGTTATATCTGGGTTAATTTCTCTCTGCTGTTTAATGGGTGATTACAGGctgtgatcacctctcattggTAATGGCACACATCTGTTAGCCCAGGATTCCAGTTCCCAGCTCGTTTTGACATGGGGAGTATGAGGGGGGACCAGCAGTGTAAATCAGCCCTGCCAGCTGTAGGGTTAATGTACATGGTAGAAGGGCACAGTCAGAATGTGGTGAACAATTTCTGTGCAGAGCTGAATTTTATGTGAGGAAAAACAGAGTCTTCCCATTCTTTAGCTCAGGACACATTTTGGGTCAGTCCTTCTTTgtcttcctctccatctctctcttgcatgctctcATTTTAATATTCAGCTTGGTATGGAAGAATATGTAAATGGTGAACATAAAGTGTATTTAGAAATGTAATCATGTCATTAACGTGTGAATGTGATTGTTCCGTGTAAAGTCATATGTAatgggcagaagtaggccatttggccctttgaacctgctctatcattcagtattatcatggctggtctgactgTGATcataactccacttttctgctgcCCCACTGctgccaccccctcctccccaatcACTTGACTCCCTGTAGATAAAAAATCTGTGCAACTCAGATTTGAATATattgaatgacccagcctctgctgctccttggggaacagaattccaaaaattAGTTAGCCATCAGTGTAAACAATTGAGCAATATGGTGTGTGAATTTCAGTACTGGTGCAATGCCTGGTATGTAGGCTGTGTGTCCTAGAAATTGGCTGATCTATCCAAACAGCATTTTACTTTAgttgtttgtaataggcagactacagactgtactcaaccagtccatgcttgcaaaacccaaaacagaaTGCCCACTatcagatgtgattccatgattgggcagcacttgctgaacaatcctgagtgtgctaatggctgcactaacaaccaatttaagataatgcATCTAACTCGTAATGTGACAAATTTACACTGGCTCAAAGTGACATACATTTGCACAGACACCCTCTGAATATATAAGGGTGGGGACTGTATTGAAACAGCATCAGGTGATTATTCAAACAGAATGTTAGGAAAATGCTGAGCTCCACAGGAGTGTCTTAGGCAGAGCACTGAGAACAAAGTCTGAGACAAATTTTCATATATGACAGAGAGGAAGACATAGTGGAGGAACTTGTGAAAAATAAGATTTTTCAATTTTGCCTATATACTCTGCTGTATAAATAATAGTTAGCTATCATTGAGAAATAACTGTCTTCAGATagctaacattttaaaaattctttcatgggtgtgagcatcgctggcaaggccagcatttgttatacATCGCTTAttgctacaactgagtggcttgctaggctatttcagagggcacttcgGAGTCAACTAAATTGCTGTAGTTcaagagtcacatgtcagccagactaggtaagcatggtagatttccttccacCTCCTGCCTTCCATAAACTAGCAGGTCTTTCTAAATTCTGCTTCCTGTGTCTTAACTGGTACCTAGTGCTTTTCAACCATCACTCCTGTACTTACTGACCCACACAGGCTCCTGATAAAGCAAAGtgtcgattttaaaattctcatttttgttttcaagTCCATCCATGTCTCTGTATTTTCAGCCTtccaaccctccgagatatctgcactcttctAAATTGGGTCTCCTTAATATCCTGGATTTTAATCACCATCATTGGTGGTCATTCCTTCAGCTGTCTTGGCTCTCTACCTTGATTTCTTCCTTTATGACTCTTAAAATCTATCTccttgtccaagcttttggtcatccgaCTTAAtgactccttatgtggcttgatgttgcatcttttgtaaTTACCGGATTAAATGTTTTGGGGCGCTCTGTAACCTAAAAGGGGTTATATAAATGTAGGCGTTGTTGCTGTCTACAATATTGCATCATGTGGGAAGTACAACATATATATTTGATTAATTTTCCACACATACCCTAGATACAGGGAAGGTCcgattagattggaagatagcaaatgtgcCTCCATTATTCTAAAAGGGAAACAAACATgggaaaccacaggccagttagcttaacatctgccacaGGGAAAATgtgagaagctattattaaagacattatagcagggcacttgggtaagctcaaggtcatcatcacagactgcagcagttcaagaaggcagctcacctccaccttctcaagggcaattagtgttgggcaataaatgctggcccagccagcgaaggccacatcccatgaatgaatttttaaaaagccagagtcaacatggttttgtggaagggaaatcatgtttaaccaacctaatggagttctttgaggaagtaacatgtgctgttgaTAAAggatactgtacttagatttcctgaaggcatttgctaaagtgccacatcaaaggttagtgtggaaaataaaagctcgtgaCATGGGATTAACAgattggcatgaatagaagattggttggctaacaggaagcagagagtaggcataaatgagtctttttcaggttggcaagatgtaacaagtggtatgccacagggatcagtgctgaaacctcaactgtttacaatttatataaatgacttggatgaaaggattgaAGATTGTGAAATTcactgataacacaaagataggtaggaacatAAGTTGTGAAGCGGCCATAAGGacgctacaaacagatataggtaggttaaatgagtgagtaaagatctggcagatggagttcaatgtgggaaaatgtgaaattgtacattttggcaggaagaataaagagaagtatattgtctaaatggtgagaaattgccgagctctgaggtgtagagggatctgagtgtactagtgcatgaatcacaaaaggctagtatgcaagtgcagcaagtaattaggaaagctaatagaatattcttatttattgcgaggggaattgaagacAAAGttggaggctatgcttcagttgtacaggggactggtgagatcacatttggagtactgtgtaccacattggtcaccttatttaaggaaggatgtaaatgtgttggaagcaattcagagaaggaaaggttgggcaaactaggtttgtatccgcttgagtttagaagagtaagaggtgacttgattcaatcaaaaaagatcctgaggggtcttgacagggtggatttggagaggatgtttcctcttgtggcagaatctagaaccggggtcactgcttaaaaataatgggtcacccatttgaaacagatgaggtgaaatttttttcactcagaaggttgtgagtctttggacctCTCTTCCTGAAAGGCGGTGAAAGCAGCGTCTGAATATTTTTcagacagagatggatagattcttggtaagcaacggggtgaaaggttatcagggtgggtgggatgcagatttcaggttactatcagatctaTGATTTTATtaattggcggagcaggctcgaggggctgaatggcctgctcctgctccttgttcatattccCTAATAAAAATGGAAAGGGCTGGAAATACTAAGCAGGTAACGTCAGGCAGCATTCTCTGGAGAGAAATAAAGGTAACGATGACTCTTCCTTATACTCCATCATAGATTTAAGCGGAATGGCAAAAGAGATAGAGGCCACATGAGGTAACTTTTTTACGTAAAAACTTCTCTGACCTGAAATGCATTGCCGAAGAGATGGGTAGAAGGAGGCTAAATAATAACTTCCTAAAGGCAATTGGATAAACATTTTGAAGGGAAATAATTTGTAGAactatggagagagagaaggggtgcgGGCCTCACTAAATATCTCCCACGTTGTAGAATTCTATTAACTttagtttctttttaaataaaacaatCTTTTACCTTCAAAAAAGTGAGCGTGTCTTGTTCCTCAAAATGTCTCTGTAATTTTGATAGCTCTCGCTCGACGCTATCTAACTCCTGTTGGATTCCACTGAGGTTTTTCTCCATccttttcagaattttctcctcTTCTTCCCTGAGATCTCTGAGTAAATGCTGCTCTTTCTCAGTGAGAATCTGGTGCATTTTAGTGAACTCGGATGTGATGTGGGTCTGCAGACTGCTCGACTGTTCCTGCCAAATGAAATGTGAAACATAATTAATGTCCCGCGATAAAGGGAACACAACTAACCGAGATCCCAGAAAATCAACACATGGAGACCTCACCTTAAATTCAGATATCAGCTGCTTCTGTCGCCGTTTGGTGCCTTCAACCGAATCTTTTCTACATGTGGCCGATTCTAAAAGTGGTTTCAGCTGATCCTGGAATTAGGAGACAAACTCAATGATTCAGAACTTTGAACAAAAAAGTAGAGAATTAGGAAAAATTACCGGAAGCGAAATCTCCCCATTTTACCCGGTACATCTCCGCAGCCTCGCCTATCGGCAGAAAGTTGTGAGACTTGTGTTCCCGCGAATCTCTACAAATGTAACAGATCAATTTCTTGTCAGTTTCACAAAACAGCTTCATTTCTTCCTGATGTTTCTCACAGTGAAGTTTATTTTTCTTCTGTCTCGAATTTAACTTCAGAATTCGAGCTTTCTCGGCCAGATTCTTTAAGGCCCGGTTTGCTCTGAGGTTTCTTTCCGGAAACTCCTCTCTACATTCCGGGCAGATGTTTATGTCCCTTTTCCAACACTGGGTGATACAGGAGCGGCAGAAGTTGTGTCCACACTCCAGTATTACCGGATCTGTGAAGAAATCAAGGCAAACGGGACAATTTACTTCCTCGGTCCAGTTTTCCCTCTTCTTTCTGGAAGCCATGTCTGCAGTGAGGACGACCTCAGTTTGGGTTTCAGTTTCGCTGTCTGTGAGCTGGGTGAACCTGTTTGAACTTCCGCACAAAGCAGCCCCAGATGCACCGCAGTGTGGACATTTAGgcgtgaggggttggggtggtgggtatgTGGAGAGTTTGtggggaggtgggtttgggaaTGAGGGATGGGTCTTCTCGTATGGGGGCGAATACCGAGATCCGGGGGAAAGAAAACGAAAATTCACATCCAATCAGTTTGAACCCTCAGTTGGAATGCTTTCAAACTCTTTCAGAAACTTGTCAGAAGCATTGTAATTTCACTGTAGACAGAGAACCCGTCAGTTACAGAGAAATTTCAGATAACCACCATAGACAGAGAGCCCGTCAGTTACAGTCGAATTTCAGATAACCACCATAGACAGAGAGCCCGTCAGTTACAGTAGAATTTCAGATAACCACCATAGACAGAGAGCCCGTCAGTTACAGTAGAATTTCAGATAACCACCATAGACAGAGGCCATCAGTTACAGTGGAATTTCAGATGACCACTATAGACAGATAACCCGTCGGTTCAAATGGAATTTCAGATAACCACGATACACAGAGAACCCCGCCCCCGCCTCCCGCCTCAGTTGCAGTGGAATCTCAGGTGACAGCTATAGACCGAGAACCGATCAGTTGCAATGAAATTTCAGATAACAAATCAGAGTGGAACTTCAGATAACCAGTAAAGTTTCGGaacctcaaataaaaacagaaaatgttggaagtactcagcagatctagcaacatctgtggagaaacagagttagcgtttcagaTCGATGGCCTTTAGAACTCAATTTCTCTTCCCACAGAAGTCAGTCCAGCTGaatgtttgcagcattttctttttttcaatttcagacttccagcattcgcagtattttgcgttTGTATTAGTTTCGGGACCTTAATGGATGAGGAAAAATTGAACCCAGTCAATGAAAGGCAGAATTACTTTTTAAAGCACGCCAAGAATGACTTAAGCAGCTAAAGCTGCATTTCTTCCTTGCATCCGTTTCAAGCACAAAGGATAGTCCGAGTAGGCAAATGCTTGTAGCTCCGAGCCACAATATAGATGACACTAATACTGCCTCTGAACTACGCAGGCGGAGCACAAGTTGGATCCTTTGAGTCTTCGCGCGCGCACGGCCGCGCAAAAAAGGGCCCACAGACTTAAGTGAATAGGACGTGCACAACAACCACCAAAAATTATAGGGAATGTTGATGAGTGAACAATCCATCgtgacctcctcctgaggtccccagcatcacagatgccagtatcctccatcgtattgtgtggcactaccatcattcTCAATGGGATAGATTTGAGACAAATCTAGAAACTCAAATCCGGGCATCCACGAGGCATTGTGgagcatcaggaacagcaggattgtttacaaccacaatctgtaacctcgtggccctgcacatcccccactctaccattaccatcaagccaggggattaatgctggttcaatgaagagtgcagagggCATGCCAGacgcagcaccaggcatacctaaaaatgaggtgtcaacctggtgaagctacaatgcagggctacttgagtgccaaacagcataagcaagaAGCAAAACAGGAAAGATTGAAGcggcagacagccaatcaactgcactgccccctgaacctcccactcctcaggagagcgaatcagtGGAGGAGGAAGCAAcggaaaatcagcagggggagtggcagctggtgaagagagccaaaaggaagaacgggctaagaagggaccaagctacttcccagacaagtggcaagaggtgTCTCCCATTCAAcatggatgacaagggcagctggtCTTCGGCTGAAGAAATACAAGGGCTACacctacagaagaagcggcaaagctctagggagttggaggatgagacacccgagctccagaacattggagacaatgaggagaccagtgcaccccaactttgcccacaacctgaagaggccagcacacccccaactccaggaatctgggagcagtgaagcgctTAGCGCACCTCGGCtctgggaagccgggagcagcaacgcccgagagggggagaggaatggagagacTTCTCCagcagaggacatttcaaatctCGTTCCTTGCAtgaacccccagatgccacctgagtggaacatctccaatggggtggttcaggacagtttcctcagaccatccaaagtgaggcaatttgtgaacactatgggtacGCAGGAGCAGATGAACTCTCAAAGACAaaggtttggtaagagactaaatgctttaaaatgggtgtaaagattgtatctaTAAATGTGCATAGCGTTAAATCTACTacacgatgtgttgcgaccttggactatcTTGCCaaagtcaaagctgacctgttgtttctgtaGGAGTGTGCAATACCGCACCTTGATAcagcacctcagctcctacaggcaatggtcacgatggggtcccatgggccattgatctggtcaggaggaaacgactctcgttcctgcGGCGTGGGTATTCTGCTGCAGGGGGGCAACTCCACCGTCTccaaggttaaggaggtggtgggcgggcgcctcctcgtagcagacgtaatgtataagaatgctcctCTCCAGTTAATTAATTTGTACACCCAGGCACAAAAGGGTGAGCGGCTggcggtttttcagcagctcccactgctgctgtcgACAtcctgggcggtgacttcaactgcatcatcgattcagctggacgatccggcagggccgacagcagattggatgctacgtccatatccctgatggaaacagttaaggatgccaagctgcacaacgtcttcagcaaccctgcagacagagcgcagcgtagatacacctggtcgcggccagacgggtccatctgttccaggatagacttcctgtttgtgttccatgcattcgcagtcagatccaccgatgtcaagccagtgttcttctctgaccactgcctcctactggctgactgttagaggaagaccagagggtgggcaggggggcatggaagctaaacgtgcaactgctgactccagagaacattgaggagctcaagagggattacaaaggttggagaaccgtgaaatccctctttgagtccctgacacactggtgggaagcgatcaagggaaacatcaagaggtttttcatcctcaaaggcacccagaaagctagaaaggaacagagggaaatgtcccgacttcagaaaaacatgcagatctgctccggctgcagttgaTGGGTCgctgtcaaggaggaactccaataggtgaagagccagcaaaccTCGGTCTTCGCCTTGGAAGCCTCCAAGATCATCTCCCATTCCAGAGTGCGCTCCGTGGAGGaggatgagatgtgctcacatttcttcttccaaaaggtacatagcgagagctctgtgatcagcagcctgaaggaagaagacggttcagtaaagtcatcgcagtccgacattttgaggatcagcaaatcctttcatgccggattgtatgatgtAAAGCCCACAGActgcacggcctcccagtcctttctgtcctctatcacggagggaTAAGacaacagtacacgggagagcctggacaaaccgctaactcctgatgaactgactaaggcccttgagtcctttgagaagagtaaaaTTCCCaaaagcgacggcttgccggtggaattgtattcagctctgtgggactggatcagcccagacctgctagaagtgtacgacagTATGCTTCTGgtcggcagcatgtcagaatccatgaagaAAGGCCTCATCagcctcatctacaagcacaagggggaaagggaggaaattagaaatttgaatgtggactataagattctgtccaaggtcatcgccaatcaggtcaagtctgctctggaattggtgatccaccctgaccagacctgtgctGTGCCCAgtaggaagatctctgacagccttgcgctgatcagggatatgattgcctatatgcaggacaggggtgtggacacctgcctcatcagcctggatcaggataaggcctttgacagaatattgcacacctACTTGGttgatgtgctctccaaaatgggtttggggagggaattcgcaattggatccaactgctctacactaacatcagtagcaaagtctcaatcaatgggtgggaatcagatagctttcctagtaaatctggagtcaggcagggctgccctctctccactgtcctgtttgtgtgttgcatagaaccctttgctgagtccatcaggaaggatctgggcatagGTGGAGTGGCGATCCCAGGCAGtagaggcactcaggtcaaagcctccctgtacatggacgatgtcaccgtcttctgctcggatccgctgtcagcgcgcagactgatccacatctgcgaccagttcgaactggcctcgggagccaaaataaatcgtgggaagagtgaggccatgttctttgggaactgggctgaccgatcctttgtccccttcaccgtcaaggttgatggcctgaaggtgctgggaatatggttcggagggaccgggacatgcgttagaaactggaaggagcgagtgtccatggtgcaaagaaaactgggcatgtgggagcgcgctccctctccattgcaagtaagaacctggtcatcaggtgtgaggcactcttgctgttgctgtacatggtgCAGGtgtggcccattccagactcctgcgtgatggtgatcacccgagccatcttctgctttatctggaggtcaaaaatggatcgtgtctgcagggacacgatgtacaagcctctagataagggggaagaaaagtgcccaacatcgccctcatactgtccaccacctttgtgtgcagctgcaccaagctgtgcgtagaccctcggtatgcaaacaccaagtgtcactacgtgctgaggttctacctgtccccggcgTTGCagaggatgggtctggccatactgccgtggaacgctccaagtaatTGGACCATGCTGAACCACCTGTAGTAGTAGTTCCATAACCAACagaacagatctaagctctgcagtcctgtcacatccaattgtgaatggcggtggacaattaagcgctcactggaggaagaggctgacaaatatccccatcctcaactaTGGGAAGCGCAGTACATCAATGAAAGAGCCAAGGCTGAAGTAGTTTTGCAACAATCTTGAGCCAGAAGAgccgagtggatggtccatcttgaCTTTTTCTACAGAACTAGTTGTACCCATAGCAACACTGACATCTagccagcaatgtgaaaaatttaccaggtatgtcctgtccacaaaaagcaggagaagtCCAATTCAATCGCattactgccccatcattctactcttgatcatcagaaaagttgaggaaggagtcatcaacagtgctatcaagcagcatttactcagcaataatgtgctcactgatgcttagtttgggttctgccaggtccactcagctcctgacctcattacagccttcgtccaaacatggacaaaagagctgaactcaagaggcgaggtgagattgacatcaaggcagcatttgtctgaGTGCGGCACCAagaagccctagtaaaactggagtcaatgggaatcagggggaaactctcccctGATTGGAATcatccctagcacaaaggaagatggttgtggttgttggggatcAATCATCTCACTCTCAGGACATtaatgcaggagtccctcagggtagtgtcctaggcccaaccatcttcagctgttcatcaatgaccttccttctgaaAGGTGGTCTGAATTTGGGATGTTTCCTGATGATTTCActatgtttagcaccatttgtgacccttcagatactgaagcagtgcatttctacatgtagcaagacctggacaacaatcAGATTGGACTAATAAATGGTTCGTgatattcatgtcacacaagtgctaggcaaaggccatctccaacaaaagagaatctccCTTCATATTCAATGgttgaaacccccactatcaacattctggaggttactattgaccagaaactgaactggacagtcATAcaaatattgtggttacaagagcagatcagatgcTGGGAGATCAgtggaaagtaactcacctcctgactaatTGTAGACAGCATAAACTCTGAATCCTGGACCTCGCtacttaacagcactgtaggcgCAGCTCCACCACACACTACTACATTCTCAAGCTCAACTAGGGAGGGACTATAAAAGCTGGCCTCTCTACATATGCCCATATCTGTGGGAATGAATGACAAAAAAATAGATATTGCAGGCGCACCCATTATACAAATGGAGCGAAGTGCCAGAAATGCATCAATGAGTTAGAAATGAACCATGTAGGGGTGAGAGAATGGTGAACTTGAGACACATATCAAAGAAAATCTCTGGATTACAGCAACAACATAAAACAGCACCACCCTAACCTGCAACCCTGGAGGATCTCGGGAAAGAACTTGGAGTGCTTTACCTATCTGCAAAAAGACAAGTTCATTGGGTCCAGCCTAATTTTTAGCCTTATTTTCATGCCAGTCCAAAGAGCATTGGTTATAAACTTACCAGGCATATGAAAAGGTTAATACCGATGTGGAGTTGTGGCCATTAACCATTAACATGTATTAGCAGTTGCACAAACCAAATTAACTGCTTTGAGACAATGATCCATGACCGAGTTAACTGGTTAATCAGTTAACCACCCCTTGACTAATATACAGTCTGACACAGCAATTGGGATGATTCTTTTACTGATATATCACTGTTGTCCCATCTAAACCACCATATGATTACATGTTAATTGGTACAGGGAATAGTGCAGTAGATGTAAATCAGCATTAATCAACAACGTTAAAACACCCAGATGTCCTTGCTAATTAAATGTATCATAATTCCTGAACTGCAGAGGATTTTACTTGGCAATAGAAACTTCAACTTGTGTTCAAGATCAATGTCAATTAACCATGCAACTTCAACTCAGATTATTTGCATTAATGGCTATGAATAGTAAGGTTGATCCTCTTATTATCAGCCCCTCAGTATGTAGTCCCCTTCACTGGGGTGGTTGAAGGCAGTATCTGGGTATCCATTCTAAACTAGATCTATAGATAAGCATAGGGTGACTAAACAACTTGAAAATCTTCAGCTGAACAGAGACcgaacatggatttgtaaaaggtagGTCAAGCCTGGCGAAACTCATTGCATTTTTTGAAGCGGTGACTAAACCGATGGGCAGGGGAATGTCTttagatgttatttatatggacatccagaagacatttgataaggtccctcataaAAGATTTAGCTAAAGTTGAAAccaatggaattgaaggcaaattatttacCTGGTTAAGGGAATTGGCTGAACAGCAGGAGACAGAACATAGGGACAATGAACAGGTAGATagttggcagaatgtgactagTCCTGCAAGTATCTATGTTGGGGTCTTACCTAGTTACCCAGTTTATTAATGACTTAactgggatagaaagccacatatccaaattttcTGTTGCCACAAATATAGGCAGCATTATAAGCAGTGataatggaagcataaaattacaaagagattgaCAAACTAAATGAATTGAAAAACTGGCAAATGGATTGCATTACaggtaaatgtgaggtcatcccaGTTTGAATCTGAAAAGGGTACTTTCTAAATTGTGAAAAGTAGAAACAATGAaggttcagagagacttgggatTCCAAGTACATAGATCATTGAGAGTaaatggtggtatagtggtaatgacactggactaataatccaaaggctCAGGTTTATACTTTGGGgaggtgggttcaaatcccaccatggcagctagtggaatttaaattcaataaatttttaaaaatctggaaacaaAGGCTT
The nucleotide sequence above comes from Carcharodon carcharias isolate sCarCar2 chromosome 19, sCarCar2.pri, whole genome shotgun sequence. Encoded proteins:
- the LOC121291581 gene encoding zinc-binding protein A33-like isoform X2, whose amino-acid sequence is MASRKKRENWTEEVNCPVCLDFFTDPVILECGHNFCRSCITQCWKRDINICPECREEFPERNLRANRALKNLAEKARILKLNSRQKKNKLHCEKHQEEMKLFCETDKKLICYICRDSREHKSHNFLPIGEAAEMYRDQLKPLLESATCRKDSVEGTKRRQKQLISEFKEQSSSLQTHITSEFTKMHQILTEKEQHLLRDLREEEEKILKRMEKNLSGIQQELDSVERELSKLQRHFEEQDTLTFLKTHDSLLLKEEVSRDKVINVNGVAESVIPAPVFLGMFKGPLQYIVWREMIASICPAPASLTLDPNTAHPQLILSEDWTSVRVGDKGQALTDTPLRFDCWAFILGSKGFTSGRHFWEVEVGNKTEWGVGVARETAERKGEIDPKPETGYWTVGLGNGSEYFASTSPSWTTLTPSVSPWKIGIYLDYEGGQVSFYNADNMSHLYTFTDTFTDRIFPIFDPGWNFGRKNPGALKILWKNRYQQ
- the LOC121291581 gene encoding zinc-binding protein A33-like isoform X1; the encoded protein is MASRKKRENWTEEVNCPVCLDFFTDPVILECGHNFCRSCITQCWKRDINICPECREEFPERNLRANRALKNLAEKARILKLNSRQKKNKLHCEKHQEEMKLFCETDKKLICYICRDSREHKSHNFLPIGEAAEMYRDQLKPLLESATCRKDSVEGTKRRQKQLISEFKEQSSSLQTHITSEFTKMHQILTEKEQHLLRDLREEEEKILKRMEKNLSGIQQELDSVERELSKLQRHFEEQDTLTFLKNNGGTFAIFQSNRTFPVSRTHDSLLLKEEVSRDKVINVNGVAESVIPAPVFLGMFKGPLQYIVWREMIASICPAPASLTLDPNTAHPQLILSEDWTSVRVGDKGQALTDTPLRFDCWAFILGSKGFTSGRHFWEVEVGNKTEWGVGVARETAERKGEIDPKPETGYWTVGLGNGSEYFASTSPSWTTLTPSVSPWKIGIYLDYEGGQVSFYNADNMSHLYTFTDTFTDRIFPIFDPGWNFGRKNPGALKILWKNRYQQ